The nucleotide window AGTGTAGTTATTTTGAGCTAATCAATTCTGTTCATTTAGATAAAAAATATAGCAGGAAGAGGTTTATGACAACCAGACAAATGGAGAAAAGGATGTATTTTTACCAGTCAGCAGGAAGACCATGGCCCTTTCCCTGAATTACCTCTGGTGCTAAAGAGTCTGCCATCCCACAAATTGTAAATGTTCTCTCACTAGATAACTTCTTCCCAAATCTGAAATCGACAAGCTGCAATGCaacataacaaaataaaataactaagcTTAGCTCGTGATTTGCCATCCTTCATATGTAAAAGAGAAGGGAGACCTTTGATTATGTGTAAACTTAAtagtaatttaaatataaaagtcAGCACAAACTATAACACAGCATACAATAGTACCAACCTGTAAATGGCCAGTTTTGTTCAACATTAAAACATCCGGAGAGACTCCTCTGTAAAGGACACCATTCTGAAATTCAAATGAAATGTGGGTGTTAATgacaaactaaaataaattacAGCTACACAAGGAATTAAGGAAATGAAGTGGAAGAAAACTACTGCTAGAAACTCGCCTCATGTAGATCTTCTAAAGCAGTAACAACAGATGCAGCACAGAACCGTGCTGATTGTTCATCTAGAGGAGTGTGAAGTATAGAAGCCAAAGGGCAGACAAGGTAGGTATTCAATAAAATTCCAGCATGCATTTGATCAGCACAAGTGCACAAAATCTCCGGCATGCAAGCTGCAGAGCTCATGCTCTTCATCAGACCCTTCTCCTTTAAAACTTGGGCTTCTTTTCCTAGTTTTTTTACCTTCTGCTTTGAAAACCTCTTCAAACTAAGGATTTTTTCTAGTAATCAATCCATTTAgcacaaaaaaaatatttatcagTCGTTCCATAACAAGTTCCTTAAAAACACAACATAGCAGATAGCACCTAACATGCTTATTTTCCTATACTCCCATAATGCAACTGACATGCCTTGGTCAGTTAATATAAGCATGCATAATCAGTCTATATATCGCATGTCAGTTAACTGTTGTGCCTAAACTTGTTACGCAAGAAAAAgcttctttttttaatttaaaatgagAGGAAAAGTAAATACACAGATATAACCAACCTGAGTCTCTTACAAGTACAAGCCCAATCTCACTACAGTCAGTGGAATATAAACTTGTTCTCCACTCCTGCATATGCCATTAGCTGAGTTTAGGAATTGTTCTCTTGATGATCACATTTTGCTACATTAGCCACAAGGCAGAGGTAGAACTAAGCACTTCTTACCAACTGAGTGAAGCTAACTTTAGCAAGACTTGAAATATCAATTTCTTTGGAAGAATCCTTGGTCACGTCTAGAGGATAGTCTCTAATCCTAAATGGCAATGAAGACAACAATATCATTCTCAAACAAAGTATTAAACATTCAAATGAGAAGAGAAGGAATAAAAAGTTCATTGTTGTTCAGTTAGAGAATTCTAAAAGCTTACAGATTCTAAAATGGAAGGTTTATGTGAAATATAAAATGAAACGCATTCTAACAGAAAAAAGGAGGAAAACAAAGATGCAGCATTCAGTGCATTAGACTAAGACATACTTCTGATCATCCTGGGAAAGCTTTGTCAAAGGACCCACAACTGAATCAAACTTCTCCTTCGTCAAAACAGCACACATGACATCACCCACTGCAACTGCACTTAAAGAATCCATCTGCTCACCAAGAAGTGTCCATTCCCCAAAATAGCTTCCTTCTGTCTTTTCAACAGACAGCTCTTTCGCAGTCTGCTGATCATCATCCTCGTTGGAGTTATCAGACTTGAGACTGCAGACATTTGGGCTGCTTAACAAATCCCTGTCAAAAGTAATCCTCACTTGGCCCTTCTGGATAATGTGCAATGCTGAGAGGCCTTCATTCTGCAGATATGCAAGAGAAATATACAAAATAAGAATATGAACCATAAATAATACACAGAAAATGAAATATAACATTGGAAGGAAAACTTCTACCTTATTAAATATGGTCTGCCCATTAGAGAAAGAAACTTCGAAAAGAGAATCTGCAACATGACTCAGCTGTAAAATTGTTAACCTTGATAGAAGATCGACAGAGCGGAGCAACTTCAAGGATGATAAATTAGAAAACTCAGACATCAGAATTCCACGAAAATCTTCTCGTTTCAAAGCCCAGAGAGTTCCACTTGTCACAGCGAGCACAGAAGCTTGGAGAGGCTTATTGTACCTGTATACCAATAAAACAAATTATCAAGGTAAGTTGTACAACACAATTAGCCAGAAAGAGAAGTAAAATAACCCCAATTCAAGAAACCAGCAGGTTTCACACACACACCACATGTGAAAACTAAAAATGCACCAAAATAGTGACTGATAGGTCGTAGGTGTTAAGAAAATTAGGTGGATTTTTGCTTTGTTACTACTCCAAATAAATGGTGGTAACATGTTAACCTAATTTTGGTTTGCTACTCCGTATAAATTCTCAATAAGCTTTCCAAATGTgcatttcttttttaaaaaataaaaataaatgtgcGCTTCAATTTCTAATAAGCAAAACAATGTCAACTTCAAAAAATATATTAGAGAGCTCTTCATTTACTATGAGgtgagaaaggaaaagagaagaaaacatACATCAGTGCCAGCTCCCCAAACGATGACAACTTATCAGCTGTATACCGTTGCAGAACCCTTGGCACTGCTCCATTTTTATCTTCCTGCAAGAATAGTTTCTTATGAAAACTTAAATCTCGCTAAAAATAAACAATCATCCATGAACTAAGAAcccattaataaaaacaaaaaagaaaatttgataaCAGAGAAATAGAACATGACAATCTTGAGCTTTGAACCACAATAAGGATGCAAATATTTGAGCTGAGGCTAAGTTCAAATTCCATAAAACAAGCTCGGGCCCTCGAGAACTTTGATAGGTTTAACCATAGATAACAGgtaatattacatataatgatCAAAGCAACCGATAAGAATTGGGCGTAGTGGCAAGGCAAATTGCATTCCCAAGAAGAGAACGCAGGTTTGAACCTTGGAAACGACATTGTTGGGAGGGACAGCCATGAACCCCGAACATAAACAGTAAACAGACATGAAAGATaccaaatataatatatatataatgatcaaAGCAAACAAACAAACCTGGGTTGCCAAGACCTCAAACTCTCCGCTTCCCACAACATAAAAGCAGTCACCTTCACCACCCTACAAAATATAACAACAATTAGGATACTAACTTCAATTGCAACCATGCAAACAACTTCATCTTGACCTGTATTTAAGATATTAGCTACTCCGGTCCTTGCATGTGAAATCAAGGTCGTTGAACCAGGGTTCAGCTTTGTCAAAAAGAACCTCAATTTCAAACCAAACCAGCCAACAGAGGCAGAAAGCACGCTTATATGCAGGAGAAGTTTGGATCTTTGACACCTAATGGTTTTAATATCAGCAGCTCATTCATCGGATTTACTGCTGCCAATTGCTTCAAACTTCTATCCTACTGACCACTAGTAAAGTGGCATCTTCGCTTGGGTCATTCATAACTTACATGATAGCAACAAAGTAATGATGTGATTTCAAGACATTATTTGCTCATGCAGTAAGGGAACAACATCAGAATTAAATGAAATAGTAGCAACAAAAGAATAAGAGAAAATTAAAATACTAACCTGTTTAACCACAGTATCCCCTGGCTGGACCTCAATTCTTTGCATGCAATCCAATAAAACATGACGCTGTGAATCAGTTAGTTTTCTGAAGAGGAAATGGTCATGCAACGCCCGCTCTATATGCGCCTGTAACACATCATCATAAAACGAGACAGAAGAATGGTTTTGTCAGGAAACCCTTTAATGCATCCAAAACTAATGGAATAGAACAGAAGGCTTACTTCTTCTTCCCAAGTTTTCCTGTGAGCTGGAGGTGGTGGAACCCAGATTTGCCCATTCTCCAATGAACTCTCAATAGCACGAAGACGAGCCCGTGATAAATCATGCCTTGCTTGCTGGTTCCTAGAGCTCAAGCTAAAGGCCAAAGGAGATTCTGATCCTGTTGCCTCTGACACTTGAGGGACAGGAGGCCGTAAAATAGAAGCAGGGTTAGCCGATTCACCACCAGCCTGCTGAGAGAAACAAATGAGAAACAATTAGCCATGCTGACAAGAAATACATCTGGAGCAAAAAGCTTGCTCACTTACCCCAACTAGTCCATTAATATGCACAACTATCACAGTAATATCATCAGTTCGGGTTTCATACTGAAGCCAAAGTCGATAAGATTCAGCCACAATTGCAGCACAAGCATCACGAGGATCATTGTGTTTTGCAACCTGAAATATAAAGGACAATTACTGATAAAGAATGAAATGAATTAGGCATCAAATTTTATATctaagaataagaacaaatataTCATCCTAAATAAAAATATGATGAGAAGAATTAAGAAAATACCATTATCATAGACACATAGGAAGACTTAAATAAGCAACTAATAAGAATATAATAAATAGAGAACCTTTTACAACCAGAAATTCATGGAATGTACTTCAATGGTCATTTTTCTAATTTGCATAATATATGAATACCAATTCCTCAAATCCAAAGTCCAACATTAACAAAAGAAGGCAAACTCCTAAAAACTCCTAAAATAGCATCCAAGTTCTGACCAAAAATTAAGAAATCTAACCGACTAGCATTAATCATAAATCACAGGTAACAACAACTAAGTTTCAGTTTAATCACTAATGATCAAAATCCCGCACATTCAAATGATTCCCTTACCATATCAACCACGGTTTGACTAGAAAGGAATTCAAAGACCCCGTCACTAGCAAGCACAAAGAAGGGATGATCTTCAGTGAGCTCCAGCATAACAATCTCCGGATTTGCCACAACACCAATTGTCTCAGCAATCGAATCCCCAATACTCCTTGTAAAAGCAGTTCCAGGATACATCCCATTCGGCACCCAAAGCCTGGGAGGATCACCATCATCGCCTTCCTCCGTTCCCCAACACTGCACATCCGGATTCTTCAACCCTTCAATTTGATCCAATGTAAGCACTCTCGCTCCAGATAGCTTAACTCTCTCCAGCTCATCAACGCGAAACGGTGTCTGATCAATCGACAAATCAACGGCCACGATTTCTTTCCCTCTCTTTTCTGCTATAACCGCTCTCGAATCACCAGAATTCGCCACGTATATCTTCCGACCACGAACTAAAACCGTTATGGCCGTCGTTCCGCTCATACTATCATCCAAACTATCGGCGTGTAGCTGCGTGTTCGTCGTCAAATACGCGGCATGGCAAGCTTCGATAGCGTCCACGTGGAATTTATTACTTCTCAACAAATTTTCGCATAATTTCCTTTTGACGAACTGTGAACATTCAGCTCCGAATTCACCGTGGCCGTCGAAAACACCGAAGAAATGATCATCAGGATTAGTTCCAAACGGAGTGTGGATACAAAAACTATCTTGATTAGCTTTATCTAAAGCATCTGGATAATAACCTCTTTGAGACAAGTAAGAATACTTAAGCTCGTAATTCCCTGACGGAACTTTAACCGCTCGAGAACCGTCCGCCGGAAGGAACTGAGATGAAACCCTAGAGAGGCGCGTGATGCCAAGCTCCTGGTCACCAGGTAGGTTCAAGCTTAACTGAGAGTGGATTTGGTCTCTGGTTTCTTCACCTTCGTTTGAGGATGTCGGCGAGAAAACGGCAATCTCCGCCGCGTTTGTCCTCCCGCGTTGCGGTTCTTTAACTCTACCATCCTTCGGCACGCAAATCTCGCCGATGCAAGCTCTCGAGTATACGCAGCCCATCactccacaaaaaaaaaaaatcaaaaacaaaaTCTGGAGACGATAATAGTCTTCGAAATCGTTAAATGCTTCATCTCATCGCTGTTTGGATAACTAAAACTCCATTTTTGTTCCTtcaaaattcaaagaaaaagagacaaaattaaaaaaaaaaatgcgATAGGATTCAAAATTTCGAAAAAAATAAATCAATTGGAGAAAAAAATTAACGAATTCAACATTTCTTGTTCAAAGAATTTTCGAATTTCATCACTGAAATGAAATTgtttgaagaaaaaaaatgtgattTACTGCTCTGAAAACCGTTCTtataatttctttttttaaataattgaaaagaGCCAATCAGTCTAAAATAATTactacaatattaaaataatatatattatttaaataaattattttaaaatggagaaaaatataaaaatataaaacaaatggAACAGAGATAGAGAAAGGAAGAGCCGTAGAGTCACTGTTTATTTTAAGTGGATTACTCGAAAGGCACTCTCATAGATGAGGGAAGCGTCCGTTAGCATCGCCAGATGAAACAGCGTCTTGTGCCGTAAAATGggtcaatttctgtttttaatccCTGTACTATGCATAagtcaaaattttaatatttggacatttttagttcatttattttttaaattttaaaaattttaatattgaccggatggtagtcaatactaagacaaaaaatatttattttcaaaatctggtCGGTACATCAATTTAGAAAAAGAGATTAAATTAACTGATTCATGAATCAATATAGATCAATTGAACCGAACTAACCAACTAGATAATCGAATCAATCGGATCGAAAATCAATAGTTTGACCAGTCTAACTATCTGTCTTATTTCAAAAACATTGTATTATGTGCTTAACCacacttttaaaaaattttaagataactaaaataaaaatatttatatcaatttgATATTTTCAAATAATCtcttattcttttttttaaattgacatactatttttaaatataattttaaagtaattagaccatatcaaaaattttaaaaagttcagGGACCCATTTACAACATTATTCCATGCTTGATCGGAACAATTACTTGAGAGAAAGTCGTCAGCTGCTGGCCTCCCTTTCGACCTATTTCGATAAATAAATTGTTAGTTTGacctattttattaattattttaattttgataaaaataaattaagaataataaatgggttaaaatcataatttaaccatTACTAGATTAACTATCGAGGATTCAAGATCCTCGACGAAATTAACTCCAAATCCCGTAAGCAATGAGCCGGAGCTCCAGCTGTCGTCAAGCCAAGCCAAATTTGAGATTATCAACAAACTTAATTtagctttttattttaatatatttttaaggataacattaaaattattttaatattttttaatttttatttttaagttaaatttaatcattaatcttttaaaattaactttttaaaaaattatttttaaaatggaagactaattaaaatattaatttttaatgaatatttaaaaaataactcAACTCTTTTTAAATGTTAATTGTCAAATTCGactttttttcaaatataaagcccacattaaaaaaaaaataagggtCACATTAATAAAATATGCATACATTAATAGCTAAATTTAACATtacattatatttatatatattaaaatatagatACAGAAGTTGATAAACAAACTTAAATcaatattaaaaccataaacgaTTTATAATTAACACTACTTTTACATTTATAAAATTCAAATCAATATCTtacttaaatattaattaaattataaatttaaactttaaaaaatttaaaatcattactAGTGGATGCAACAAAAACGAATTACGAGAACATATCATGTTAGAAAAAGACCCACCATTTTCATGACGGTGACCAAACGAGTTCCACTATGAAACTCTTATTATTTGAGACACTTTTCTTTTCGTAGATTATGAAATGTCGTTAAAATACAAACAATTTCACCTAACCAAAAAAAATATACAAACAAATTAcccattaaaaagaaaaaagaaaagttcTCCATATtcattattcattttattatttattaatgataatttttaatatatttatagaattaaaaattttattgtattaatatattaagtattaattttttaaaacatcAATTAGTGatacataaaatttattaatcTCATTTGTTGAATTAAAAGCTATATCACCAATTTTGTAACTAGTTAACTCGATCTCGTTTAAATCcgtccatatttttattttttaaaatacaatATTGTATTTAATATTAAGCAATTGTATTTTTTAGTACCATTTTTTTTGAATGgctcttttattaaattttaaactcaaacaattttacatattttttaatatttgcattttaataattatatttaattttcatatgatataaattatataattttaaacttGAGCTTTGACTATTGAAGTCCGAGTCTAACCtgtatttaaaacaaataaaaagttTTTGCCCGAGTTTATTTTTTCAAGTCTAATATTTTTGTTCAAACTTTTCCAAATTTTGGTGGGCCTTCGGACTAAAATAGGTAGTTCAACCCTCAAACAagtctaatttacataatttaatcTATTTAGATTTACAATGTTATTAATATGTCTAAATTGAGAATACCATTAATTGTTCCGGTTAAATTGTGgatgtgaatttttaaaaatatgattcaCATGTGAATTTATCATTAGTTGATCATGATTGATCAAATTTCCACATAACCCTATAACAAAATAGCAACAAAAATAAATACACATCATCACTTTAACAGTTTTATCAGTTTGTACCTGCTAACAACATTGTAAAAATTGAGGgatcaaattatgtcaaattaaaataaaaatgattaaacCTATCAATTTAACATAATAAAGGGACTAAAATCATAATTCAACCACAATAAGCAAATGGGATGGAGGAAGGCCACCCTTTACGTTTggataattataaatttataaccaCAATTCCATTCTTATTTCAAAAGTGGTCCCTCGTTATCTCAAAATCTTATGACCCCAAGACAAAACCTGGACCCAGAAAATGAATTTGTGCCACTAACATGTTTTTCTtacattatttttgttattttcagAATTAATTATGTTCGGTCAAATTAAATTGGTTTGGATTACGTGGTcgctttttctttcattcaatctcaaaataaaaataaaaatacatattaaatgAAAAAAGAGTAGATTAATTAGATGGGTATTTAAAATTACGTTGTTGAAGTAACTCTGATTAATctatttttaattatgttattcaACGCACAAATATCATTCATATCAATTCAATCATCCATCTTACTCACAAACTTACATTTATAGtgtttaataatttaattcataGATTATGTTAAGTCAATTTGGGAGTTAGGACTCAAATTCAAACTCAATTTCCAAGCTTTAACATTATGTCTCAAGATAGAGATCCCCAAGTTTTGAGACAAGCCTCCCCTATTTCCTTATTTTAACTTTGATGTTTGGTTGTCTCGAGACCTGTAATAGGACAAAATGAACTTAGCTTCAATGTGCCGTTGTCTCGAGCAAAGACCACTCTATCTTGAGACATAAGCTCAATTGTCTCAAGACCTCTTA belongs to Gossypium arboreum isolate Shixiya-1 chromosome 7, ASM2569848v2, whole genome shotgun sequence and includes:
- the LOC108451808 gene encoding protein phosphatase 2C and cyclic nucleotide-binding/kinase domain-containing protein-like isoform X1, translated to MGCVYSRACIGEICVPKDGRVKEPQRGRTNAAEIAVFSPTSSNEGEETRDQIHSQLSLNLPGDQELGITRLSRVSSQFLPADGSRAVKVPSGNYELKYSYLSQRGYYPDALDKANQDSFCIHTPFGTNPDDHFFGVFDGHGEFGAECSQFVKRKLCENLLRSNKFHVDAIEACHAAYLTTNTQLHADSLDDSMSGTTAITVLVRGRKIYVANSGDSRAVIAEKRGKEIVAVDLSIDQTPFRVDELERVKLSGARVLTLDQIEGLKNPDVQCWGTEEGDDGDPPRLWVPNGMYPGTAFTRSIGDSIAETIGVVANPEIVMLELTEDHPFFVLASDGVFEFLSSQTVVDMVAKHNDPRDACAAIVAESYRLWLQYETRTDDITVIVVHINGLVGQAGGESANPASILRPPVPQVSEATGSESPLAFSLSSRNQQARHDLSRARLRAIESSLENGQIWVPPPPAHRKTWEEEAHIERALHDHFLFRKLTDSQRHVLLDCMQRIEVQPGDTVVKQGGEGDCFYVVGSGEFEVLATQEDKNGAVPRVLQRYTADKLSSFGELALMYNKPLQASVLAVTSGTLWALKREDFRGILMSEFSNLSSLKLLRSVDLLSRLTILQLSHVADSLFEVSFSNGQTIFNKNEGLSALHIIQKGQVRITFDRDLLSSPNVCSLKSDNSNEDDDQQTAKELSVEKTEGSYFGEWTLLGEQMDSLSAVAVGDVMCAVLTKEKFDSVVGPLTKLSQDDQKIRDYPLDVTKDSSKEIDISSLAKVSFTQLEWRTSLYSTDCSEIGLVLVRDSEKILSLKRFSKQKVKKLGKEAQVLKEKGLMKSMSSAACMPEILCTCADQMHAGILLNTYLVCPLASILHTPLDEQSARFCAASVVTALEDLHENGVLYRGVSPDVLMLNKTGHLQLVDFRFGKKLSSERTFTICGMADSLAPEVIQGKGHGLPADWWSLGVLIYFLLQGEMPFGSWRQSELDTFAKIAKGQFTLSQNLSPEAVDLITKLLEVDENVRLGCHGSDSVKNHPWFDDVDWRGIRDQSVPVPHELTSRISQHLESHNEECPVAVTSPTQDIAVLNDPEWLDEW
- the LOC108451808 gene encoding protein phosphatase 2C and cyclic nucleotide-binding/kinase domain-containing protein-like isoform X3, yielding MGCVYSRACIGEICVPKDGRVKEPQRGRTNAAEIAVFSPTSSNEGEETRDQIHSQLSLNLPGDQELGITRLSRVSSQFLPADGSRAVKVPSGNYELKYSYLSQRGYYPDALDKANQDSFCIHTPFGTNPDDHFFGVFDGHGEFGAECSQFVKRKLCENLLRSNKFHVDAIEACHAAYLTTNTQLHADSLDDSMSGTTAITVLVRGRKIYVANSGDSRAVIAEKRGKEIVAVDLSIDQTPFRVDELERVKLSGARVLTLDQIEGLKNPDVQCWGTEEGDDGDPPRLWVPNGMYPGTAFTRSIGDSIAETIGVVANPEIVMLELTEDHPFFVLASDGVFEFLSSQTVVDMVAKHNDPRDACAAIVAESYRLWLQYETRTDDITVIVVHINGLVGQAGGESANPASILRPPVPQVSEATGSESPLAFSLSSRNQQARHDLSRARLRAIESSLENGQIWVPPPPAHRKTWEEEAHIERALHDHFLFRKLTDSQRHVLLDCMQRIEVQPGDTVVKQL
- the LOC108451808 gene encoding protein phosphatase 2C and cyclic nucleotide-binding/kinase domain-containing protein-like isoform X4, translating into MGCVYSRACIGEICVPKDGRVKEPQRGRTNAAEIAVFSPTSSNEGEETRDQIHSQLSLNLPGDQELGITRLSRVSSQFLPADGSRAVKVPSGNYELKYSYLSQRGYYPDALDKANQDSFCIHTPFGTNPDDHFFGVFDGHGEFGAECSQFVKRKLCENLLRSNKFHVDAIEACHAAYLTTNTQLHADSLDDSMSGTTAITVLVRGRKIYVANSGDSRAVIAEKRGKEIVAVDLSIDQTPFRVDELERVKLSGARVLTLDQIEGLKNPDVQCWGTEEGDDGDPPRLWVPNGMYPGTAFTRSIGDSIAETIGVVANPEIVMLELTEDHPFFVLASDGVFEFLSSQTVVDMVAKHNDPRDACAAIVAESYRLWLQYETRTDDITVIVVHINGLVGAGGESANPASILRPPVPQVSEATGSESPLAFSLSSRNQQARHDLSRARLRAIESSLENGQIWVPPPPAHRKTWEEEAHIERALHDHFLFRKLTDSQRHVLLDCMQRIEVQPGDTVVKQL
- the LOC108451808 gene encoding protein phosphatase 2C and cyclic nucleotide-binding/kinase domain-containing protein-like isoform X2; amino-acid sequence: MGCVYSRACIGEICVPKDGRVKEPQRGRTNAAEIAVFSPTSSNEGEETRDQIHSQLSLNLPGDQELGITRLSRVSSQFLPADGSRAVKVPSGNYELKYSYLSQRGYYPDALDKANQDSFCIHTPFGTNPDDHFFGVFDGHGEFGAECSQFVKRKLCENLLRSNKFHVDAIEACHAAYLTTNTQLHADSLDDSMSGTTAITVLVRGRKIYVANSGDSRAVIAEKRGKEIVAVDLSIDQTPFRVDELERVKLSGARVLTLDQIEGLKNPDVQCWGTEEGDDGDPPRLWVPNGMYPGTAFTRSIGDSIAETIGVVANPEIVMLELTEDHPFFVLASDGVFEFLSSQTVVDMVAKHNDPRDACAAIVAESYRLWLQYETRTDDITVIVVHINGLVGAGGESANPASILRPPVPQVSEATGSESPLAFSLSSRNQQARHDLSRARLRAIESSLENGQIWVPPPPAHRKTWEEEAHIERALHDHFLFRKLTDSQRHVLLDCMQRIEVQPGDTVVKQGGEGDCFYVVGSGEFEVLATQEDKNGAVPRVLQRYTADKLSSFGELALMYNKPLQASVLAVTSGTLWALKREDFRGILMSEFSNLSSLKLLRSVDLLSRLTILQLSHVADSLFEVSFSNGQTIFNKNEGLSALHIIQKGQVRITFDRDLLSSPNVCSLKSDNSNEDDDQQTAKELSVEKTEGSYFGEWTLLGEQMDSLSAVAVGDVMCAVLTKEKFDSVVGPLTKLSQDDQKIRDYPLDVTKDSSKEIDISSLAKVSFTQLEWRTSLYSTDCSEIGLVLVRDSEKILSLKRFSKQKVKKLGKEAQVLKEKGLMKSMSSAACMPEILCTCADQMHAGILLNTYLVCPLASILHTPLDEQSARFCAASVVTALEDLHENGVLYRGVSPDVLMLNKTGHLQLVDFRFGKKLSSERTFTICGMADSLAPEVIQGKGHGLPADWWSLGVLIYFLLQGEMPFGSWRQSELDTFAKIAKGQFTLSQNLSPEAVDLITKLLEVDENVRLGCHGSDSVKNHPWFDDVDWRGIRDQSVPVPHELTSRISQHLESHNEECPVAVTSPTQDIAVLNDPEWLDEW